A genomic window from Candidatus Omnitrophota bacterium includes:
- a CDS encoding DUF3450 family protein: MRKSAAPFTLIFVTALMFAKPAFCEAERPLPNAKSLEALVSQWVDLRQETAAEERAWTQEKEWLRREMELLLREKNALQQELEQRKHTKQNLEQQLQVLSARKTELGQALESGQPALRTAGQNLLQWRTRLPRPLAQKIEEEFRELEFSDGTADSDRLERVLGLYSRIAQLQTGSVLVREVLRTPEGDRREFDVFYLGTAIAYAVSPGDRWAALGSPSIEGWQWEWDASLAPVLRKAVNMRRSVDEAAFVRLPVQRRGKTQ; the protein is encoded by the coding sequence ATGAGAAAGTCTGCTGCCCCATTCACCTTGATTTTTGTTACAGCCTTGATGTTTGCAAAACCTGCGTTTTGCGAAGCAGAGCGGCCTCTTCCCAATGCAAAGAGTCTGGAAGCCCTCGTGTCCCAGTGGGTGGATTTGCGCCAGGAGACTGCCGCGGAAGAACGGGCTTGGACTCAAGAAAAAGAGTGGCTGCGGAGGGAAATGGAGCTGCTGCTCCGGGAAAAGAATGCGCTGCAGCAGGAGCTTGAGCAGAGGAAGCACACAAAGCAAAATTTGGAACAACAATTGCAGGTACTCAGCGCGCGCAAGACCGAATTAGGCCAGGCCCTTGAGAGCGGGCAGCCCGCATTGCGCACGGCCGGTCAAAATCTGTTGCAGTGGAGGACTCGACTTCCGCGGCCTTTGGCGCAGAAGATCGAAGAAGAATTTCGCGAGCTGGAATTTTCGGACGGTACCGCAGACAGCGATCGCCTGGAGCGGGTGTTGGGTCTTTATTCGCGGATTGCCCAGTTACAAACCGGATCTGTCTTGGTGCGCGAGGTCTTGAGGACTCCGGAAGGGGATCGCCGGGAATTCGACGTGTTTTACTTGGGAACAGCCATTGCCTATGCCGTGAGCCCCGGGGACCGTTGGGCTGCGTTGGGGTCTCCTTCAATCGAGGGCTGGCAATGGGAATGGGATGCGTCTCTGGCGCCTGTATTAAGGAAGGCCGTGAATATGCGGCGATCC